Proteins encoded together in one Hymenobacter monticola window:
- a CDS encoding GxxExxY protein: MEKAQVDLGSYKELTGKIIGCAMQVHRVLGPGFQEVIYQRALAIELEQCGVVAQRELEMPIYYRQNEIGSRRVDFLVNDTVLVELKALSALNETHHAQIINYLEAYRLPIGLLINFGGPSLEFKRFVKTRFTY; this comes from the coding sequence ATGGAGAAAGCGCAAGTTGATTTAGGCTCGTACAAAGAATTGACGGGCAAAATCATTGGTTGTGCTATGCAGGTGCACCGGGTGCTGGGCCCTGGTTTTCAAGAGGTGATTTACCAGCGGGCGTTAGCTATTGAATTGGAGCAATGCGGGGTGGTGGCGCAGCGTGAACTGGAGATGCCCATCTATTACCGCCAAAATGAAATTGGCTCGCGCCGGGTAGATTTTCTTGTGAACGATACTGTATTGGTAGAGCTAAAAGCTCTGAGCGCCTTGAATGAAACTCACCACGCCCAAATTATCAACTATTTGGAGGCGTACCGTCTACCCATCGGCCTGCTCATAAACTTCGGAGGTCCTTCGTTAGAATTTAAACGCTTTGTCAAAACCAGATTCACTTATTGA
- a CDS encoding Glu/Leu/Phe/Val family dehydrogenase produces MAANTVYKEPAPKVDRENPLESMMSRFNIAAEILGLDDETYNVLKAPDKQVIVHIPVTMDNGKIKVFEGYRVIHNTILGPSKGGIRYDKNVHLDEVKALAAWMTWKCAVVDIPYGGAKGGIICDPTTMSAGEIERMTRGYTLALKDIFGPDRDIPAPDMGTGPREMAWLMDEFSKTNGMTSPAVVTGKPLVMGGSLGRTEATGRGVMVSALAALKKLGLKPTEVSAAVQGFGNVGSWAAVLLHQQGVKIKAVSDISGAYWNENGINIDEAIAYKNAHNGRLEGFTGATPMDPNDLLTSDVDVLVPAAVEDVITEHNAHDIKAKLIVEGANGPTSASADPIINEKGIMVVPDILANSGGVTVSYFEWVQNKQGFKWSLDMVTERADRIMSEAFEKVYQTSQKYKVPMRIAAYVVAIDKVAQTYKFRGGF; encoded by the coding sequence ATGGCTGCTAATACCGTGTATAAAGAACCGGCCCCGAAAGTCGACCGCGAAAACCCGCTGGAATCGATGATGTCGCGTTTCAACATCGCCGCCGAAATCCTTGGCCTCGACGACGAAACCTACAACGTGCTTAAAGCACCTGACAAGCAGGTGATTGTGCATATTCCGGTGACGATGGACAACGGCAAAATCAAGGTTTTTGAAGGCTACCGCGTCATTCACAACACCATTCTGGGCCCGAGCAAGGGCGGCATCCGCTACGACAAGAACGTACACCTCGACGAGGTGAAGGCCCTCGCGGCCTGGATGACCTGGAAGTGCGCCGTGGTCGACATCCCGTACGGCGGTGCCAAGGGTGGCATCATCTGCGACCCCACCACCATGAGCGCCGGCGAAATTGAGCGCATGACGCGCGGCTACACGCTGGCCCTTAAAGACATTTTCGGCCCCGACCGCGACATTCCGGCTCCCGACATGGGCACCGGCCCCCGCGAAATGGCGTGGCTGATGGACGAATTCTCGAAAACCAATGGCATGACTTCGCCCGCCGTGGTGACGGGCAAGCCGCTGGTAATGGGCGGCTCGCTGGGCCGCACCGAGGCCACCGGCCGCGGCGTGATGGTGTCGGCCTTGGCCGCGCTCAAGAAACTGGGCCTGAAGCCGACGGAAGTATCGGCCGCCGTGCAGGGCTTCGGCAACGTGGGCTCGTGGGCGGCGGTGCTGCTGCACCAGCAAGGCGTGAAAATCAAGGCCGTGTCGGACATTTCGGGCGCTTACTGGAATGAGAACGGCATTAACATTGACGAAGCCATTGCCTACAAAAACGCCCACAACGGCCGCCTCGAAGGCTTCACCGGCGCCACGCCGATGGACCCCAACGACCTGCTGACCTCCGACGTGGACGTGCTGGTGCCCGCCGCCGTGGAGGACGTCATCACCGAGCACAACGCCCACGACATCAAGGCCAAGCTCATCGTGGAAGGCGCCAACGGCCCCACCTCGGCCTCGGCCGACCCCATCATCAACGAGAAGGGCATTATGGTGGTGCCGGACATTCTGGCCAACTCGGGCGGCGTCACGGTGTCGTACTTCGAGTGGGTGCAGAACAAGCAAGGCTTCAAATGGAGCCTCGACATGGTGACCGAGCGCGCCGACCGCATCATGTCGGAGGCCTTCGAGAAGGTGTACCAGACCAGCCAGAAGTACAAGGTGCCGATGCGCATTGCCGCCTACGTGGTGGCCATCGACAAAGTGGCCCAGACCTACAAGTTCCGTGGCGGCTTCTAA
- the dusB gene encoding tRNA dihydrouridine synthase DusB encodes MVKIGNISLPDFPLLLAPMEDVSDPPFRAVCKANGADLMYTEFISSEGLIRAAAKSRKKLDVFDYERPIGIQLFGSDVETMGECAAISTEAGPDLIDINYGCPVKQVACRGAGAALLQDIPKMVAMTAAVVKSTHLPVTVKTRLGWDEGTKNVEEVAERLQDVGIQALTVHGRTRAQLYKGEADWRLIASIKNNPRIHIPIFGNGDIDSPQKALEYQQRYGVDGVMIGRASIGYPWIFREVKHYVATGQLLAPPTLEERVAMCQMHFDRSVEWKGPKVGIFEMRRHYAHYFRGLEGAKAWRTRLVEAGTPAEVYEILQEIASSDAVLVG; translated from the coding sequence GTGGTCAAAATAGGCAACATCTCCCTCCCCGACTTTCCGCTCCTGCTCGCGCCCATGGAGGACGTGAGCGACCCGCCCTTCCGCGCCGTGTGCAAGGCCAACGGGGCCGATTTGATGTACACCGAGTTTATTTCCTCGGAAGGCCTCATTCGGGCGGCCGCCAAGAGCCGCAAGAAGCTCGACGTGTTCGACTACGAGCGGCCCATCGGCATCCAACTCTTTGGCTCCGACGTGGAGACCATGGGCGAGTGCGCGGCCATCAGCACCGAGGCCGGACCCGACCTCATCGACATCAACTACGGCTGCCCGGTGAAGCAGGTGGCCTGCCGCGGGGCCGGCGCCGCCCTGCTCCAGGACATTCCCAAAATGGTGGCCATGACGGCCGCCGTGGTGAAAAGCACCCACCTGCCCGTGACCGTGAAAACCCGCCTGGGCTGGGACGAGGGCACCAAAAATGTGGAAGAAGTGGCCGAGCGCCTGCAAGACGTGGGCATCCAAGCCCTCACGGTGCACGGCCGCACCCGCGCCCAGCTCTACAAGGGCGAGGCCGACTGGCGCCTCATCGCCAGCATTAAAAACAACCCGCGCATCCACATCCCCATCTTCGGCAACGGCGACATCGACTCGCCCCAGAAGGCGCTGGAATACCAGCAGCGCTACGGCGTGGACGGCGTGATGATAGGCCGCGCCAGCATCGGCTACCCCTGGATTTTCCGGGAGGTGAAGCACTACGTGGCCACCGGCCAGCTGCTGGCCCCGCCCACGCTGGAAGAGCGGGTGGCCATGTGCCAGATGCACTTCGACCGCAGCGTGGAGTGGAAGGGCCCGAAGGTGGGCATCTTTGAGATGCGCCGGCACTACGCGCACTATTTCCGCGGGCTAGAGGGCGCCAAGGCCTGGCGCACCCGCCTGGTGGAGGCCGGCACCCCGGCCGAGGTGTACGAGATTTTGCAGGAGATTGCCAGCAGCGACGCCGTACTGGTGGGCTAG
- a CDS encoding CPBP family intramembrane glutamic endopeptidase — translation MKGFLSRTLHPGLQIIFLLVFMVLCLCVAYAVIFAWGIGGFGLSMGELMTAMQRPTESPNGWGVMMMIQGVTLGLVFGGGALALASALGYGWAEYFSPRRLGAGWWLAAAAALILVIMPLMSVIIAWNAGAHFPTALHDFEVWARASEDRAAVLTKFLTRFNTGTRFLVGVVVVALVPAVAEELVFRGVVQKNLVRWFSPHVGVWVAAAIFSAIHLQFFGFVPRFVLGLVLGYLYLWSGNILVSMAAHFTQNAFQLLLLYLTQQGALGWGFDADSNEALPWWLVLPSGLLTVVVLYLLHQRMTAAAVAPPTQMLTLSSEGVTRTV, via the coding sequence ATGAAAGGTTTCCTGTCCCGCACGCTGCACCCCGGCCTCCAGATTATATTTCTGCTGGTCTTCATGGTGCTTTGCCTCTGCGTGGCCTACGCCGTGATATTTGCCTGGGGCATAGGCGGCTTCGGCCTGTCGATGGGTGAGCTGATGACGGCCATGCAGCGCCCCACCGAATCGCCCAATGGCTGGGGCGTGATGATGATGATTCAGGGCGTGACACTGGGGCTGGTGTTTGGGGGTGGCGCGCTGGCGCTGGCCTCGGCGCTGGGCTACGGCTGGGCCGAGTACTTCAGCCCGCGCCGGTTGGGGGCGGGCTGGTGGCTGGCGGCGGCGGCCGCGCTCATTCTCGTCATCATGCCGCTGATGTCGGTCATCATTGCCTGGAACGCGGGGGCGCACTTCCCCACCGCCCTGCACGATTTTGAGGTGTGGGCCCGCGCCAGCGAAGACCGCGCTGCCGTGCTCACCAAATTCCTCACCCGGTTCAATACCGGCACGCGGTTTTTGGTGGGCGTGGTGGTGGTGGCGCTGGTGCCAGCCGTGGCCGAGGAGTTGGTTTTCCGGGGCGTGGTGCAGAAAAACCTGGTGCGCTGGTTTTCGCCGCACGTGGGCGTGTGGGTGGCGGCGGCCATTTTTTCGGCCATTCACCTCCAGTTTTTCGGGTTTGTGCCGCGCTTTGTGTTGGGCCTGGTGCTGGGGTATCTATACCTCTGGAGCGGCAATATTTTGGTGAGTATGGCGGCGCACTTCACCCAGAATGCCTTTCAGCTGCTGCTGCTCTATCTCACCCAGCAGGGCGCGCTGGGCTGGGGCTTCGATGCCGATTCCAACGAGGCGCTGCCGTGGTGGCTGGTGCTGCCCTCGGGCCTGCTCACGGTGGTGGTGCTCTACCTGCTGCATCAGCGCATGACGGCCGCCGCCGTGGCCCCGCCCACCCAGATGCTCACCCTCAGCAGCGAAGGCGTAACCCGAACGGTGTAG
- a CDS encoding phosphatidylserine decarboxylase family protein, producing the protein MKIHKEGRRILFVTLLILLALNLLMFYFNRGNTLVNRLFAGATVIIFLLILQFFRSPFRHMFTHEDLLIAPADGKVVVIENVFEPEYFEDERKQISIFMSPINVHVTRNPISGLVKYFKYHPGNYLVAWHPKSSTQNERTTVVVESDAGPLVLFRQIAGAMARRIVWYVNEGDEVSQGEEFGFIKFGSRVDVFVPLDTEVKVELGQKVKGGETVICQLKV; encoded by the coding sequence ATGAAAATACATAAAGAAGGACGACGCATTCTGTTTGTGACGCTGCTGATTCTGCTGGCGCTCAACTTGTTGATGTTCTATTTCAACCGGGGTAACACGCTGGTGAACCGCCTGTTTGCAGGCGCTACCGTCATCATCTTCCTGCTGATTCTGCAGTTCTTCCGGAGCCCGTTCCGGCACATGTTCACCCACGAAGACCTGCTGATAGCGCCCGCCGATGGCAAGGTGGTGGTGATTGAAAACGTGTTCGAGCCCGAGTACTTCGAGGATGAGCGCAAGCAAATCAGCATTTTCATGTCGCCCATCAACGTGCACGTGACGCGCAACCCGATTTCGGGCTTGGTGAAATACTTCAAGTACCACCCCGGCAACTACCTCGTGGCCTGGCACCCGAAAAGCAGCACCCAAAACGAGCGCACCACCGTGGTAGTGGAGTCCGACGCTGGCCCGCTGGTGCTCTTCCGGCAGATTGCCGGCGCCATGGCCCGCCGCATTGTGTGGTACGTGAACGAGGGCGACGAAGTGAGCCAAGGCGAAGAGTTCGGCTTCATCAAGTTCGGCTCGCGCGTCGACGTTTTCGTGCCCCTTGACACCGAAGTAAAGGTGGAGTTGGGCCAGAAAGTAAAAGGCGGCGAAACGGTGATTTGCCAGCTGAAGGTCTGA
- a CDS encoding phosphatidate cytidylyltransferase, with translation MADSTPPLSSETNADKTGPSNLQLRITWGIIGAALLLGSVWFSPWTFGLFFAAVQAVMLWEFYRMMRAGGYAPATWIGVGVSTLAFALFHTRQSLTGHLEHIFKPGTQGPSDGYVAITSGSLVSSLTSEAWFICYNALLVIAFLTPVILLLREMRKWPESKQPFADVAVTLLGLLYVTMPMVTLSLLSFNGTGYDYRRIFVLLFLIWASDIGAYAVGRAIGKHKLAPKISPGKTWEGWAGGFVLTLVVGWAIGFMLPDMPLTHRLVAAGVVAVFAPLGDLAESMLKRSVGVKDSGSIMPGHGGLLDRFDAFLLVLPVLALLQLLAG, from the coding sequence TTGGCCGACTCTACACCCCCGCTTTCTTCCGAAACCAACGCCGACAAAACTGGCCCCAGCAACCTACAGCTGCGCATCACCTGGGGCATCATCGGCGCCGCGCTGCTGCTGGGCAGCGTCTGGTTCAGCCCCTGGACGTTTGGGCTGTTCTTCGCCGCTGTGCAGGCCGTGATGCTGTGGGAGTTTTACCGCATGATGCGGGCGGGCGGCTACGCGCCGGCCACGTGGATTGGGGTGGGGGTTAGTACGTTGGCCTTTGCTTTGTTTCATACAAGACAAAGCCTGACAGGGCATCTGGAACACATATTTAAACCTGGCACGCAAGGTCCTTCCGATGGCTACGTAGCCATAACAAGTGGTTCACTGGTCTCAAGTTTGACCTCTGAAGCTTGGTTCATTTGTTACAATGCGCTGCTAGTTATCGCGTTTTTGACCCCTGTTATTCTGCTGTTGCGAGAAATGCGCAAATGGCCTGAAAGTAAGCAGCCGTTTGCTGATGTTGCCGTAACTCTTCTTGGGCTTCTCTATGTGACTATGCCGATGGTGACGCTAAGTCTCTTGTCGTTTAATGGCACTGGCTACGACTACCGCCGCATCTTCGTCCTGCTCTTCCTCATCTGGGCGTCCGACATCGGCGCCTACGCCGTGGGCCGGGCCATCGGCAAGCACAAGCTGGCCCCCAAAATCTCGCCCGGCAAAACCTGGGAAGGCTGGGCCGGCGGCTTCGTGCTCACGCTGGTGGTGGGCTGGGCCATCGGCTTCATGCTGCCCGACATGCCGCTCACGCACCGTTTGGTGGCGGCCGGCGTGGTGGCCGTGTTCGCGCCGCTGGGCGATTTGGCCGAATCCATGCTCAAGCGCAGCGTGGGGGTGAAGGACTCGGGCAGCATCATGCCCGGCCACGGCGGCCTGCTCGACCGGTTCGACGCGTTTTTGCTGGTGCTGCCGGTGCTGGCGCTGCTGCAGCTGCTGGCGGGGTAG